The following proteins are co-located in the Gossypium hirsutum isolate 1008001.06 chromosome A02, Gossypium_hirsutum_v2.1, whole genome shotgun sequence genome:
- the LOC107940929 gene encoding phytosulfokines, which yields MAKLLATLFILTLFVSTLSSAARTGPPFPANTQQQQAQGVVEVEDSCEGVAEEECLMRRTLAAHTDYIYTQNHNP from the exons ATGGCTAAATTACTGGCCACCCTTTTCATCCTCACCCTCTTTGTTTCCACTCTATCCTCTGCAGCTCGCACTGGTCCACCTTTCCCTGCAAATACCCAACAACAACAAGCTCAG GGTGTTGTTGAAGTTGAAGATAGCTGTGAAGGAGTTGCAGAAGAAGAGTGTTTGATGAGAAGAACTCTTGCTGCTCATACTGACTATATCTATACTCAAAACCACAATCCATGA